A window of the Streptomyces albireticuli genome harbors these coding sequences:
- a CDS encoding 6-phospho-beta-glucosidase: MRLTILGGGGFRVPLVHRALLDDARRDAPGRCTELVLYDTDPIRLKVIESVLSAQAAGVPGAPVVRVARDLDEALRGADFVFSAIRVGGTAGRVRDERIPLGERVLGQETVGAGGVLYGLRTIPVAVDIARRVAALAPDAWVINFTNPAGMVTEAMETVLGERVIGICDSPVGLVRRAARAVHADPDEVRFDYVGLNHLGWLRSLTLDGRELLPGLLGDEKALLSFEEGKLFGPEWLQALGALPNEYLHYYYFRRETLRSVLDSVETRGEFLDQQQGQFFTTAAAALDKAYELWERTRRRREETYMAESRAASGGWQRDSCDLDGGGYERVALALMRAISGDERTRLVLNVPNGTTVPALDSKAIIETVCEVSAKGARPLPCAPLREDQLGLMLQLKAVERAAIDAAVLGDRSAALRALALHPLVDSPAVAARILARSEAYPLPV; encoded by the coding sequence ATGAGGCTGACGATTCTCGGCGGTGGCGGATTCCGGGTTCCTCTTGTGCATCGGGCCCTGTTGGACGACGCGCGGCGCGACGCGCCGGGCCGGTGCACCGAGCTCGTCCTGTACGACACCGACCCCATCCGGCTGAAGGTGATCGAGTCCGTGCTGTCCGCGCAGGCGGCCGGCGTGCCCGGCGCGCCGGTCGTGCGGGTCGCGAGAGACCTGGACGAGGCGCTGCGCGGCGCCGACTTCGTGTTCTCCGCGATCCGGGTGGGCGGCACGGCGGGACGCGTGCGCGATGAAAGGATTCCGCTGGGCGAGCGGGTCCTGGGCCAGGAGACGGTGGGCGCGGGCGGGGTGCTCTACGGGCTGCGGACGATCCCGGTGGCGGTGGACATCGCCCGGCGGGTCGCGGCACTCGCCCCGGACGCCTGGGTCATCAACTTCACCAACCCCGCGGGGATGGTGACGGAGGCCATGGAGACCGTCCTGGGTGAACGGGTGATCGGCATCTGCGATTCACCCGTGGGGCTGGTGAGGCGCGCGGCACGGGCGGTGCACGCCGATCCGGACGAGGTGCGCTTCGACTACGTGGGCCTCAACCACCTCGGGTGGCTGCGGTCGTTGACGCTCGACGGCCGGGAGCTGCTGCCGGGGCTGCTGGGCGACGAGAAGGCGCTGCTCTCCTTCGAGGAGGGCAAGCTCTTCGGCCCGGAGTGGCTCCAGGCGCTGGGCGCCCTGCCCAACGAGTACCTGCACTACTACTACTTCCGCCGGGAGACCCTGCGCTCCGTGCTGGACTCGGTGGAGACCCGGGGCGAGTTCCTCGACCAGCAGCAGGGCCAGTTCTTCACGACGGCCGCCGCCGCGCTCGACAAGGCGTACGAGCTGTGGGAGCGGACCCGGCGCCGCCGCGAGGAGACGTACATGGCCGAGAGCCGGGCGGCGAGCGGCGGCTGGCAGCGGGACTCCTGCGACCTGGACGGCGGCGGCTACGAGCGGGTGGCGCTCGCCCTGATGCGGGCGATCTCGGGGGACGAGCGGACCCGGCTCGTCCTGAACGTCCCCAACGGCACGACGGTGCCCGCGCTGGACTCCAAGGCGATCATCGAGACGGTGTGCGAGGTGAGCGCCAAGGGCGCCCGGCCGCTGCCGTGCGCGCCGCTGCGGGAGGACCAGCTCGGGCTGATGCTCCAGCTCAAGGCGGTCGAGCGGGCGGCCATCGACGCGGCCGTGCTGGGCGACCGGAGCGCGGCGCTGCGGGCGCTGGCGCTGCACCCGCTGGTCGACTCCCCCGCGGTGGCGGCCCGGATCCTGGCACGGTCCGAGGCGTATCCGCTCCCGGTGTAG
- a CDS encoding MFS transporter has protein sequence MAIDTSPASAPLVPPVSSSSSPVAAEAAGMSGREKLILLVLCAAQFIVALDFSILNVALPVLGDDLGMGQADLQWAVTAFALPSGGFLLLFGRIADLHGRRRLFLSGLALFTVASVLATLAWNPAVFLAGRALQGLGAAAIVPTGMSLLTTTFTEGPRRERALGISGTLLSLGFTIGMVLGGVMTDSLGWRSTMGLLAVAGVAILAVAPGLLTESRHPGRPRVDVPGAVTVTGGLLALIYALSTAAQRGFGGVDVLCTLVAGVGLLVAFVVVESRTAEPLVSLPMLRRRPVAWGNLAGLTTFAMMSTVVFLLTLYLQEVLELSAFRTGLVFGVQGVFAAVAGLTAPKVIARVGARNTLVAGLAVQAVFTAALLGIGLGSGGAWLAMTAATLACVGHLWAIVSYGVTATSGLPDGEQGLATGLVTSSQQIGITVGIPLLSAVSSARVSALRDGGSSFASATLGGVRLGLGVDAVVVAVVAVAVAAGLRRRA, from the coding sequence ATGGCGATCGACACCTCCCCTGCCTCAGCTCCCCTTGTTCCCCCTGTTTCCTCCTCCTCGTCTCCCGTTGCCGCCGAAGCGGCCGGGATGTCCGGCCGCGAGAAGCTGATCCTGCTGGTGCTGTGCGCCGCGCAGTTCATCGTCGCGCTCGACTTCTCGATCCTGAACGTCGCGCTGCCCGTCCTCGGTGACGACCTCGGCATGGGCCAGGCCGACCTCCAGTGGGCCGTGACCGCGTTCGCGCTGCCCTCCGGCGGCTTCCTGCTGCTCTTCGGCCGGATCGCCGACCTCCACGGGCGCCGCCGGCTCTTCCTCTCCGGGCTCGCCCTGTTCACCGTGGCCTCCGTGCTCGCCACGCTCGCCTGGAACCCGGCCGTCTTCCTCGCGGGCCGCGCCCTCCAGGGGCTGGGCGCCGCCGCCATCGTGCCGACGGGCATGTCCCTGCTGACCACGACCTTCACCGAAGGCCCCCGGCGCGAGCGGGCGCTCGGCATCAGCGGCACCCTGCTCTCCCTGGGCTTCACCATCGGCATGGTGCTCGGCGGCGTCATGACCGACTCCCTCGGCTGGCGCTCCACGATGGGCCTGCTGGCCGTGGCGGGCGTCGCCATCCTGGCCGTCGCGCCGGGCCTGCTGACCGAGTCCCGGCACCCCGGGCGGCCCCGGGTCGACGTCCCCGGCGCCGTGACCGTCACCGGTGGCCTGCTGGCCCTGATCTACGCCCTGTCGACGGCGGCCCAGCGCGGCTTCGGCGGCGTGGACGTCCTCTGCACGCTCGTCGCCGGCGTCGGGCTGCTCGTCGCCTTCGTGGTCGTGGAGTCCCGGACCGCCGAGCCCCTCGTCTCCCTGCCGATGCTGCGCCGGCGCCCGGTCGCCTGGGGGAACCTGGCCGGTCTGACCACGTTCGCGATGATGAGCACGGTCGTCTTCCTGCTCACCCTCTACCTCCAGGAGGTGCTGGAGCTCTCGGCCTTCCGCACCGGTCTGGTCTTCGGCGTCCAGGGCGTCTTCGCCGCCGTCGCCGGCCTCACCGCACCCAAGGTCATCGCCCGCGTCGGCGCCCGCAACACGCTCGTCGCCGGACTGGCCGTCCAGGCCGTCTTCACCGCCGCGCTCCTCGGCATCGGCCTCGGCTCCGGCGGCGCGTGGCTGGCCATGACCGCCGCCACGCTGGCCTGCGTGGGCCACCTGTGGGCGATCGTGTCCTACGGCGTCACCGCCACGTCGGGTCTGCCCGACGGGGAACAGGGGCTGGCGACGGGTCTGGTGACCAGCTCTCAGCAGATCGGGATCACGGTGGGGATTCCGCTGCTGAGCGCGGTGTCGTCGGCGCGGGTTTCCGCGCTGCGGGACGGGGGGTCCTCGTTCGCGTCGGCGACGCTGGGTGGGGTGCGGTTGGGGCTCGGGGTGGATGCGGTGGTGGTGGCGGTGGTTGCCGTGGCCGTCGCGGCGGGGTTGCGGCGGCGGGCCTGA
- a CDS encoding histidine triad nucleotide-binding protein translates to MAGEPQADCLFCKIVAGEVPATVVRETDTTVAFRDINPQAPTHVLVIPKVHHPDAATLAAAEPQIAADILREAGHVAAAEGVDASGFRIVFNTGSGAGQTVFHAHAHVLGGRGLNWPPG, encoded by the coding sequence GTGGCGGGAGAACCGCAGGCCGACTGCCTGTTCTGCAAGATCGTCGCGGGGGAGGTGCCCGCGACCGTCGTCCGGGAGACCGACACGACCGTCGCGTTCCGCGACATCAACCCGCAGGCGCCCACGCACGTCCTGGTGATCCCCAAGGTGCACCACCCGGACGCCGCGACCCTCGCGGCCGCCGAGCCGCAGATCGCCGCGGACATACTGCGCGAGGCCGGCCACGTCGCCGCGGCGGAGGGTGTGGACGCCTCGGGCTTCCGCATCGTCTTCAACACGGGCAGCGGCGCCGGACAGACCGTCTTCCACGCGCACGCCCACGTGCTCGGCGGACGCGGCCTCAACTGGCCCCCCGGCTAG
- a CDS encoding ATP-binding protein has translation MHEVKDRLEAAFLAPMRNPELRKLYGKSLRGGLLLYGPPGCGKTYIARAVAGELGARFMSVSISDVLDMWIGNSERNLRQLFETARRNAPCVLFLDELDALGAKRSQIRNTGMRNTVNQLLTELDGVDGSANDGVFVLAATNHPWDVDTALRRPGRLDRMLLVLPPDRTAREGIIHHHLKDRPVAGIDLAKLAKRTEGFSGADLRHLCESAAERALLDSVRTGRARMIEMSDLLGALDQLRPSTGPWFASARNVAQFANDGGAYDELLAYLKRKKML, from the coding sequence ATGCACGAGGTCAAGGACCGGCTGGAGGCCGCCTTCCTCGCCCCCATGCGCAACCCCGAGCTGCGCAAGCTCTACGGCAAGAGCCTCCGCGGCGGCCTGCTGCTGTACGGTCCGCCCGGCTGCGGCAAGACGTACATCGCCCGCGCCGTCGCCGGCGAGCTCGGCGCCCGCTTCATGTCCGTCAGCATCAGCGACGTCCTCGACATGTGGATCGGCAACTCCGAGCGGAACCTCCGCCAGCTCTTCGAGACCGCCCGCCGCAACGCCCCCTGCGTCCTCTTCCTCGACGAGCTGGACGCCCTCGGCGCCAAGCGCAGCCAGATCCGCAACACCGGCATGCGCAACACCGTCAACCAGCTGCTCACGGAGCTGGACGGCGTCGACGGCAGCGCCAACGACGGCGTCTTCGTCCTGGCCGCCACCAACCACCCCTGGGACGTCGACACCGCGCTGCGCCGCCCGGGCCGCCTCGACCGGATGCTGCTCGTGCTGCCGCCCGACCGGACCGCCCGCGAGGGGATCATCCACCACCACCTCAAGGACCGGCCCGTCGCCGGCATCGACCTGGCCAAGCTGGCCAAGCGGACCGAGGGGTTCTCCGGCGCGGACCTGCGGCACCTGTGCGAGTCGGCCGCCGAGCGGGCGCTCCTGGACTCGGTGCGCACCGGCCGCGCCCGCATGATCGAGATGTCCGACCTGCTCGGCGCTCTCGACCAGCTGCGGCCCTCCACCGGCCCGTGGTTCGCCTCGGCCCGCAACGTGGCGCAGTTCGCCAACGACGGCGGCGCGTACGACGAACTGCTCGCGTACCTGAAGCGGAAGAAGATGCTGTGA
- a CDS encoding tetratricopeptide repeat protein — MSETVNPVVARAMALIDVDRCTQAQEILSGHLATFPDDARAWERLSVCRFEARDWTGAVRAADEALRLSPEFVDAHLRRSEAFRVCGWTKQAVEAAREGVRLLPEDPAPRVVLSHALRKLPEQEGLQEAYDTALEAIRLDPERVGAHFALYFAAYDMGRKDLAAQAMDQVLSFDPGNAAARTNLAALRTEDPNGDLFAATEDLAAALTVQPDSWHARHNLDVVARKLLKQARWPALASLVIAMATAVAGDTAPEGQGLGPSIPLGAQAVGLGAIVAMWAWCVLLTLRKLPRSVRGYLLRLPRRVPALKVMAGGVLWCVLCAVLLLTFPYGPQWFVGVFLNSGWVGLAGCMIYSARSKRLRTRG; from the coding sequence GTGAGCGAGACGGTCAACCCGGTCGTCGCCCGTGCCATGGCGCTCATCGACGTCGACCGCTGCACCCAGGCCCAGGAGATCCTCTCGGGCCATCTGGCGACGTTCCCGGACGACGCCCGGGCCTGGGAGCGGCTCTCGGTCTGCCGTTTCGAGGCGCGGGACTGGACGGGGGCGGTGCGGGCGGCGGACGAGGCCCTGCGGCTGAGCCCCGAGTTCGTCGACGCGCACCTGCGCCGCAGCGAGGCCTTCCGCGTCTGCGGCTGGACCAAGCAGGCGGTCGAGGCGGCCCGCGAGGGCGTCCGGCTGCTGCCCGAGGACCCGGCCCCCAGAGTGGTCCTGTCGCACGCCCTGCGGAAGCTCCCGGAGCAGGAGGGGCTCCAGGAGGCGTACGACACCGCCCTGGAGGCGATACGCCTGGACCCGGAGCGCGTGGGCGCGCACTTCGCGCTCTACTTCGCCGCCTACGACATGGGCCGCAAGGACCTCGCGGCCCAGGCCATGGACCAGGTCCTCTCCTTCGACCCCGGCAACGCCGCCGCCCGCACCAACCTCGCGGCCCTGCGCACGGAGGACCCGAACGGCGACCTGTTCGCCGCCACCGAGGACCTCGCGGCGGCCCTGACCGTCCAGCCCGACTCCTGGCACGCCCGGCACAACCTCGATGTGGTCGCGCGGAAGCTGCTGAAGCAGGCGCGCTGGCCGGCGCTGGCCTCCCTGGTCATCGCGATGGCGACGGCGGTGGCCGGCGACACCGCGCCCGAAGGGCAGGGGCTGGGCCCGTCCATCCCGCTCGGGGCGCAGGCCGTGGGCCTCGGCGCCATCGTGGCGATGTGGGCCTGGTGCGTCCTGCTGACGCTCCGCAAGCTCCCCCGGTCCGTCCGCGGCTACCTGCTGCGGCTGCCCCGGCGGGTCCCCGCGCTGAAGGTGATGGCCGGCGGCGTCCTCTGGTGCGTGCTGTGCGCGGTGCTGCTGCTGACCTTCCCCTACGGCCCGCAGTGGTTCGTGGGCGTGTTCCTCAATTCCGGCTGGGTGGGACTGGCGGGGTGCATGATCTACAGCGCCAGGTCCAAGCGCCTCAGGACGCGCGGGTAA
- a CDS encoding HAD family acid phosphatase → MPSKRNRIRIAAVTAALAAGAGLYAAGAASADHSAPRTDKEIPNLAQVQEKIKAYYGDTVDKAGQHYASPDSNYAKQVAGIEKKAKAQIDRAVRNSKHTKTKPAIVLDLDDTTLLTYHYELQQGFHFTPESQDAYLKSTDMAAVFGMPELVNWAQSKGVTVFYVTGRGEHQRDWSVRNLKNVGYKPAADPAHFFLKNKKTPPAYLPCGATCTTVEYKAGTRKHIESQGYDIVANFGDQYSDLQGGYADRTYKLPNPMYYLP, encoded by the coding sequence GTGCCCTCGAAGCGCAACCGCATCCGTATCGCCGCCGTGACCGCGGCCCTCGCCGCCGGCGCCGGCCTCTACGCGGCGGGTGCGGCCTCGGCCGACCACTCCGCGCCGCGCACGGACAAGGAGATCCCGAACCTCGCGCAGGTCCAGGAGAAGATCAAGGCCTACTACGGCGACACCGTCGACAAGGCGGGCCAGCACTACGCCTCGCCGGACAGCAACTACGCCAAGCAGGTCGCGGGCATCGAGAAGAAGGCCAAGGCCCAGATCGACCGGGCGGTGCGCAACAGCAAGCACACCAAGACCAAGCCCGCCATCGTCCTCGACCTGGACGACACCACGCTGCTCACCTACCACTACGAGCTCCAGCAGGGCTTCCACTTCACGCCCGAGTCGCAGGACGCCTATCTGAAGTCCACCGACATGGCGGCGGTCTTCGGCATGCCCGAGCTGGTCAACTGGGCCCAGTCCAAGGGTGTGACGGTCTTCTACGTGACCGGGCGCGGCGAGCACCAGCGCGACTGGAGCGTGCGCAACCTCAAGAACGTCGGCTACAAGCCGGCCGCCGACCCCGCGCACTTCTTCCTGAAGAACAAGAAGACCCCGCCGGCCTACCTGCCGTGCGGTGCCACCTGCACGACGGTCGAGTACAAGGCGGGCACCCGCAAGCACATCGAGTCCCAGGGCTACGACATCGTGGCCAACTTCGGCGACCAGTACAGCGACCTCCAGGGCGGCTACGCCGACCGGACGTACAAGCTGCCGAACCCGATGTACTACCTGCCGTAA
- a CDS encoding PhoH family protein: MTSTPTQPQATARFTVPAKHPMVTVLGSGDSLLRVIEKAFPGTDIHVRGNEVSATGAPGDVALVQRLFDEMMLVLRTGQPMTEDAVERSIAMLRDESEGGETPAEVLTQNILSNRGRTIRPKTLNQKRYVDAIDKHTVVFGIGPAGTGKTYLAMAKAVQALQSKQVNRIILTRPAVEAGERLGFLPGTLYEKIDPYLRPLYDALHDMLDPDSIPRLMAAGTIEVAPLAYMRGRTLNDAFIILDEAQNTSAEQMKMFLTRLGFDSKIVVTGDITQIDLPGGTKSGLRQVQQILDGVEDVHFARLTSTDVVRHKLVGRIVDAYEQFDSREGL; the protein is encoded by the coding sequence ATGACTTCGACACCCACACAACCGCAGGCGACGGCCCGCTTCACGGTCCCGGCCAAGCACCCCATGGTGACGGTCCTGGGCTCCGGCGACAGCCTCCTGCGCGTGATCGAGAAGGCCTTCCCCGGCACGGACATACACGTCCGGGGCAATGAGGTCAGCGCCACCGGGGCCCCAGGGGACGTCGCCCTCGTGCAGCGCCTGTTCGACGAGATGATGCTGGTGCTCCGCACCGGACAGCCGATGACGGAGGACGCGGTGGAACGGTCGATCGCGATGTTGCGCGACGAGAGCGAGGGCGGCGAGACCCCCGCGGAGGTCCTCACCCAGAACATCCTCTCCAACCGGGGCCGCACGATCCGCCCCAAGACGCTCAACCAGAAGCGCTACGTCGACGCCATCGACAAGCACACGGTCGTCTTCGGCATCGGCCCCGCCGGCACCGGCAAGACCTACCTGGCCATGGCCAAGGCCGTCCAGGCCCTCCAGTCCAAGCAGGTCAACCGCATCATCCTGACCCGGCCGGCCGTCGAGGCGGGCGAGCGGCTCGGCTTCCTGCCCGGCACGCTCTACGAGAAGATCGACCCCTATCTGCGGCCGCTCTACGACGCCCTGCACGACATGCTCGACCCCGACTCGATCCCCCGGCTGATGGCGGCGGGGACGATCGAGGTCGCCCCGCTGGCCTACATGCGCGGCCGCACGCTCAACGACGCCTTCATCATCCTCGACGAGGCGCAGAACACCAGCGCCGAGCAGATGAAGATGTTCCTCACCCGGCTCGGCTTCGACTCCAAGATCGTCGTCACGGGTGACATCACCCAGATCGACCTCCCCGGCGGTACGAAGAGCGGACTGCGCCAGGTCCAGCAGATCCTGGACGGCGTGGAGGACGTCCACTTCGCGCGGCTCACCAGCACCGACGTTGTCCGGCACAAGCTGGTCGGCCGTATTGTCGACGCGTACGAGCAGTTCGACAGCCGCGAAGGGCTGTAG
- a CDS encoding carbohydrate kinase family protein, whose protein sequence is MTIYSPHAVPPSAFRGERFPGPADPEGRSGPAPVLDPLAEVRREGDPETDVYLTGTVFLDIIFTGLDSAPVRGTESWARGMGSSPGGVANMATALARLGLRTSLAAAFGDDMYGEYCWDALSRGEGIDLGLSRTVPGWHSPVTVSMAYEGERTMVSHGHEAPPPEEPAPECPPPARACVALLVPGREEEWIATAARRGSRVFADVGWDETGRWDPADLADLEHCEAFLPNAEEAMRYTRTDCPRAAARALAEKVPLAVVTMGEKGAFAVDSRTGESAEVPAIGVEALDPTGAGDVFVAGFVTGTLAGWPLADRLAFAGLTAALSVQEFGGSLSAPGWVEVAAWWKHVRSYDDQAPATLRRYGFLDGLLPAAARPWPLRRAVPTLGFRQP, encoded by the coding sequence ATGACGATCTATTCGCCTCATGCGGTGCCGCCGTCGGCCTTCCGAGGAGAGCGCTTCCCGGGGCCCGCGGACCCCGAGGGCCGCTCCGGCCCGGCGCCCGTCCTCGACCCCCTCGCCGAGGTCCGCAGGGAGGGTGACCCGGAGACCGACGTCTATCTGACCGGCACCGTCTTCCTCGACATCATCTTCACCGGCCTGGACTCCGCCCCCGTGCGCGGCACCGAGTCCTGGGCCCGCGGCATGGGCTCCAGCCCCGGCGGCGTCGCCAACATGGCCACCGCCCTCGCCCGCCTCGGCCTGCGCACCTCGCTCGCCGCCGCCTTCGGCGACGACATGTACGGCGAGTACTGCTGGGACGCCCTCTCGCGCGGCGAGGGCATCGACCTCGGCCTCTCCCGCACCGTCCCCGGCTGGCACTCCCCGGTCACCGTCTCCATGGCCTACGAGGGCGAGCGCACGATGGTCTCCCACGGCCACGAGGCCCCGCCCCCCGAGGAGCCGGCCCCCGAGTGCCCGCCCCCGGCCCGCGCCTGCGTGGCCCTGCTCGTGCCCGGCCGCGAGGAGGAGTGGATCGCCACCGCCGCCCGCCGGGGCAGCCGGGTCTTCGCCGACGTCGGCTGGGACGAGACCGGCCGCTGGGACCCCGCCGACCTCGCCGACCTGGAGCACTGCGAGGCCTTCCTGCCCAACGCCGAGGAGGCCATGCGCTACACCCGCACGGACTGCCCGCGCGCCGCCGCCCGCGCCCTGGCCGAGAAGGTGCCGCTCGCCGTCGTCACCATGGGCGAGAAGGGCGCCTTCGCCGTCGACAGCCGCACCGGCGAGAGCGCCGAGGTGCCCGCCATCGGCGTCGAGGCGCTCGATCCCACCGGCGCCGGCGACGTCTTCGTCGCGGGCTTCGTCACCGGCACCCTCGCCGGGTGGCCGCTCGCCGACCGGCTCGCCTTCGCGGGACTCACCGCCGCCCTGTCCGTGCAGGAGTTCGGGGGGTCACTCTCCGCACCCGGCTGGGTGGAGGTCGCCGCCTGGTGGAAGCACGTGCGGTCCTACGACGACCAGGCCCCGGCCACGCTGCGCCGCTACGGCTTCCTCGACGGCCTGCTGCCCGCCGCCGCCCGGCCCTGGCCGCTGCGCCGCGCCGTGCCCACGCTGGGCTTCCGCCAGCCGTAA
- the ybeY gene encoding rRNA maturation RNase YbeY → MAIDVNNESGTDIDEQAVLDVARYALARMRIHPLSELSVIVVDEEAMEQLHIQWMDLPGPTDVMSFPMDELRPPAKDDDEPPQGLLGDIVLCPEVAKKQGEEAPTGHSMDEELQLLTVHGILHLLGYDHEEPDEKAEMFGLQAAIVDGWRAERGIEGPSPAPTIT, encoded by the coding sequence ATGGCCATCGACGTCAACAACGAATCCGGCACGGACATCGACGAGCAGGCGGTCCTCGACGTCGCCCGCTACGCCCTGGCCCGGATGCGCATCCACCCCCTCTCCGAACTCTCGGTCATCGTGGTCGACGAGGAGGCCATGGAGCAGCTCCACATCCAGTGGATGGACCTCCCCGGTCCGACCGACGTGATGTCCTTCCCCATGGACGAGCTGCGCCCGCCGGCCAAGGACGACGACGAGCCGCCGCAGGGCCTGCTCGGTGACATCGTCCTGTGCCCGGAGGTCGCGAAGAAGCAGGGCGAGGAGGCCCCCACGGGCCACTCCATGGACGAGGAGCTCCAGCTCCTCACCGTCCACGGCATCCTCCACCTGCTCGGCTACGACCACGAGGAGCCCGACGAGAAGGCCGAGATGTTCGGCCTCCAGGCCGCGATCGTCGACGGCTGGCGCGCCGAGCGCGGGATCGAGGGGCCCTCCCCGGCTCCCACGATCACGTGA
- a CDS encoding cytidine deaminase, with the protein MTETTLDPEDRKIITLARSTRARNGVPEGAAVRDETGRTYVAGTVALDSLHLSALRTAVAMAVASGAKSLEAAAVVSEAETLPDEDRAAVRDLGGPATPVLLAGPDGTVRTTLPAG; encoded by the coding sequence ATGACGGAGACGACACTGGACCCCGAAGACCGCAAGATCATCACGCTGGCCCGTTCCACGCGGGCCCGCAACGGCGTCCCCGAGGGCGCCGCCGTGCGTGACGAGACGGGCCGGACGTACGTCGCCGGGACCGTCGCTCTCGACTCCCTCCACCTCTCCGCCCTCCGCACGGCCGTCGCCATGGCCGTGGCCAGCGGCGCGAAGTCCCTGGAGGCCGCCGCCGTCGTCTCCGAGGCGGAGACCCTGCCGGACGAGGACCGCGCCGCCGTACGGGACCTCGGCGGCCCCGCCACGCCCGTCCTGCTCGCGGGCCCCGACGGCACCGTGCGCACCACGCTCCCGGCGGGCTGA
- a CDS encoding ribonuclease Z yields the protein MSVRELVVLGTASQVPTRHRNHNGYVLLWDGEGILFDPGEGTQRQMLRAGVAAHDLNRICVTHFHGDHSLGLAGVIQRINLDRVPHPVTAHYPRSGQRFFDRLRYATAYRETVDLAQEPVTGTGAVLARTPSYVLEARRLSHPVESYGYRLTEPDGRRMLPERLKAAGIAGPDVGRLQREGALGDVTLDDVSEVRRGQRFAFVMDTRLCEGVEALAEGCDMLVIESTFLDEDESLAVEHGHLTAGQAARVAAAAGVRHLVLTHFSQRYDDPAVFERQARAAGFTGELTVARDLLRVPVPKRGR from the coding sequence TTGTCCGTACGGGAACTGGTCGTCCTCGGCACCGCCAGCCAGGTGCCGACGCGCCATCGCAACCACAACGGCTACGTCCTGCTCTGGGACGGCGAGGGCATCCTCTTCGACCCCGGCGAGGGCACCCAGCGGCAGATGCTGCGCGCCGGGGTGGCTGCCCACGACCTGAACCGGATCTGCGTCACCCACTTCCATGGTGACCACTCCCTCGGGCTCGCGGGCGTCATCCAGCGCATCAACCTCGACCGGGTCCCGCACCCGGTCACCGCGCACTACCCGAGGAGCGGGCAGCGCTTCTTCGACCGGCTGCGGTACGCCACGGCCTACCGCGAGACGGTGGACCTGGCCCAGGAGCCGGTGACGGGCACCGGCGCGGTGCTCGCGCGCACCCCGTCGTACGTCCTGGAGGCGCGGCGCCTCTCGCACCCCGTCGAGTCCTACGGCTACCGCCTGACGGAGCCCGACGGGCGCCGGATGCTGCCCGAGCGGCTGAAGGCGGCCGGCATCGCGGGCCCGGACGTGGGGCGCCTCCAGCGGGAGGGCGCGCTCGGCGACGTCACCCTGGACGACGTCAGCGAGGTGCGCCGCGGGCAGCGGTTCGCCTTCGTGATGGACACCCGGCTGTGCGAGGGCGTGGAGGCCCTGGCGGAGGGCTGCGACATGCTCGTCATCGAGTCCACGTTCCTGGACGAGGACGAGTCGCTGGCCGTCGAGCACGGGCACCTGACGGCGGGCCAGGCCGCCCGGGTCGCCGCCGCGGCCGGCGTGCGCCACCTGGTGCTCACGCACTTCTCGCAGCGCTACGACGACCCCGCCGTCTTCGAGCGGCAGGCACGGGCGGCGGGCTTCACGGGCGAGCTGACCGTCGCCCGCGACCTGCTGCGCGTCCCGGTCCCCAAGAGGGGGCGCTGA
- a CDS encoding helix-turn-helix transcriptional regulator, producing the protein MSRRARVSPGEAGLPDGGARRRTPGLRREEVAVLAGVGASWYQWLEQGRDITVSPQVLDAVARVLRMDGPERRHLYVLAGLNPPQPESAEDPEYLCEGLHRLIDGWMPNPAHIMDPYWNLVAQNESAGLVLGFRPDVKQNCLVNFFTDPVYRARATNWDENARRLVAQYRAACSERPDDEGFQEVVAEVSAGSPEFVEMWARGDVQPAGQLVKEFDHPLVGTLYLESTQLRVPARPDLVIVLHNPVPESGTAAKVAWLNSPEGRRGGMLSVAG; encoded by the coding sequence ATGAGCCGTCGGGCGCGGGTGAGCCCCGGCGAGGCCGGGCTGCCGGACGGCGGCGCCCGCCGCCGCACCCCGGGCCTGCGCCGCGAGGAGGTCGCGGTCCTGGCCGGTGTGGGCGCCTCCTGGTACCAGTGGCTGGAGCAGGGGCGTGACATCACCGTCTCCCCGCAGGTCCTCGACGCGGTCGCGCGCGTGCTGCGGATGGACGGCCCGGAGCGCCGCCACCTGTACGTGCTGGCCGGGCTGAACCCACCGCAGCCGGAGTCCGCGGAGGACCCGGAGTACCTGTGCGAGGGGCTGCACCGGCTCATCGACGGCTGGATGCCCAACCCGGCGCACATCATGGATCCGTACTGGAACCTGGTCGCCCAGAACGAGTCGGCCGGTCTGGTGCTCGGCTTCCGCCCGGACGTGAAGCAGAACTGCCTGGTCAACTTCTTCACCGACCCCGTCTACCGCGCCCGCGCCACCAACTGGGACGAGAACGCCCGGCGCCTCGTCGCGCAGTACCGCGCCGCCTGCTCGGAGCGCCCCGACGACGAGGGCTTCCAGGAGGTCGTGGCGGAGGTGTCGGCCGGGAGCCCCGAGTTCGTCGAGATGTGGGCGCGCGGCGACGTCCAGCCCGCCGGCCAGCTCGTGAAGGAGTTCGACCACCCGCTCGTCGGCACGCTCTACCTGGAGAGCACCCAGCTGCGCGTACCGGCCCGGCCGGACCTGGTGATCGTGCTGCACAACCCGGTGCCGGAGTCGGGCACGGCGGCGAAGGTGGCGTGGCTGAACTCGCCGGAGGGGCGGCGGGGCGGGATGCTCTCGGTGGCGGGCTGA